A genomic stretch from Chitinophaga agri includes:
- a CDS encoding universal stress protein, whose protein sequence is MKKIVAAFDGLKFSESTLAYAVAIARDHNAHLVGVFLNDMTYFSRSPYRVMADAENSYRNLETLEEEDAGTRRQAVDKFSAACSAAALNFSVHKDKYIALQELLHESVYADLVVIDAAETLNRYADAPPAHFMRDFLADAHCPVLVVPRTYVPVRSSVLLYDGEPSSVYAVKMFSYLLPVQSALPAEVITIRESDENLHLPDNALMKEFMKRHHNKAVYTVARGDADEEIPARLRMNDASTLVVLGAYRRSAVSRFFRESMADRLIRELKWPLFIAHQ, encoded by the coding sequence ATGAAAAAGATAGTAGCGGCCTTTGATGGCCTTAAATTTTCAGAGAGCACACTGGCGTATGCTGTTGCGATAGCAAGAGACCATAATGCACATCTGGTAGGTGTATTTCTGAACGACATGACTTATTTCAGCCGCAGCCCATACCGCGTGATGGCTGATGCGGAGAATTCCTACCGTAACCTGGAGACGCTGGAGGAAGAAGATGCCGGCACACGGAGACAGGCAGTTGATAAGTTCAGCGCAGCCTGTAGTGCAGCCGCCCTGAACTTTTCTGTGCATAAGGATAAATACATTGCACTACAGGAGCTATTGCATGAAAGTGTATATGCGGATCTGGTAGTGATCGATGCTGCGGAGACACTGAACCGTTATGCGGATGCGCCACCTGCACATTTTATGCGTGATTTTCTTGCAGATGCCCATTGTCCGGTACTGGTGGTACCACGTACGTACGTGCCAGTCAGGTCATCGGTGCTGCTCTATGATGGTGAACCATCCTCCGTATATGCCGTAAAGATGTTTAGTTACCTGTTGCCTGTACAGAGCGCATTGCCAGCAGAAGTGATCACGATCAGGGAGTCTGACGAGAATCTTCATCTCCCTGATAATGCCCTGATGAAGGAGTTCATGAAGCGCCATCATAACAAAGCTGTTTATACCGTAGCGAGAGGTGATGCGGATGAGGAAATTCCGGCCCGTCTGCGTATGAATGATGCCAGTACACTCGTAGTGCTGGGCGCATACAGAAGAAGCGCTGTTTCCAGATTTTTCAGGGAAAGTATGGCCGATAGACTGATCAGGGAATTGAAATGGCCATTGTTCATTGCTCATCAATAA